The Deinococcus koreensis genome window below encodes:
- a CDS encoding TSUP family transporter — translation MPGPEVLLYGVPLAFLAGFIDAVAGGGGTITLPTLFFMGLSPAQVVATNKLLAIFGSGSATLQYARKGHVEWPLLLRLIPLALVGSALGAFLVRFIDPAAFRTLVGVVILGVGALVLVNKRFGLDDRYPGLTGRVLALTLPGALFIGMYDGFLGPGTGTFLMFLFALAGFNLVRASGNARTINFATNLGAFVFFLIGGQMVWWIGLPMGLANALGATLGARMAMLRGSAFVKWMYGGIVLLVSARLLLG, via the coding sequence GTGCCCGGCCCCGAAGTCCTGCTGTACGGCGTTCCGCTCGCCTTCCTGGCCGGTTTCATCGACGCGGTGGCCGGGGGCGGCGGCACCATCACGCTGCCCACCCTGTTCTTCATGGGCCTGAGCCCGGCGCAGGTCGTGGCGACCAACAAACTGCTGGCGATCTTCGGCTCCGGCAGCGCCACCCTGCAGTACGCGCGCAAGGGGCATGTCGAGTGGCCGCTGCTGCTGCGCCTGATTCCGCTGGCCCTGGTGGGAAGCGCCCTGGGCGCGTTCCTGGTGCGCTTCATCGACCCCGCCGCCTTCCGCACGCTGGTCGGGGTGGTGATCCTGGGGGTGGGCGCGCTGGTGCTGGTCAACAAGCGCTTCGGCCTGGACGACCGCTACCCCGGCCTGACGGGCCGCGTGCTGGCCCTGACCCTGCCCGGCGCGCTTTTCATCGGCATGTACGACGGCTTCCTGGGCCCCGGCACCGGCACGTTCCTGATGTTCCTGTTCGCGCTCGCGGGCTTCAATCTGGTGCGGGCCAGCGGCAACGCCCGCACCATCAACTTCGCCACCAACCTGGGCGCCTTCGTGTTCTTCCTCATCGGCGGGCAGATGGTGTGGTGGATCGGCCTGCCGATGGGCCTCGCCAACGCGCTGGGCGCCACACTGGGCGCCCGCATGGCCATGCTGCGCGGCTCGGCGTTCGTGAAATGGATGTACGGCGGCATCGTCCTGCTGGTCTCCGCGCGGCTGCTGCTGGGCTGA
- a CDS encoding acyltransferase gives MAMPADVREREVVTPPPGEVKADRWTYQKRPSARHAVNLFRGFTILEVVLHHSSGMALRLLQPESFEYAAMQVVNRTLHFAVPAFVFLSAAVLIRSLLRRFNLRRYARRRLVRAAWPYLLWSVLYALWYVWTGQRDPAVLRSPERWRTWLLDGKASFHMYFMLVALQAYVLVPALMTVARRRPGITDMLLIGLPIQLGLYFLNREVLHLPYPTSSVLWYILPLLLGVAVGPRLREYPDWWREHRWVILALLAVVYALYLPEALKFLRTGRATPGLFEFLTWGYTSLMALTLMGLVWQIQFRPRHGRPLVSMAKLGTVSLQVYLLHPAILQGLGLLYEPQGSGGQKLLTIALYAVIALLVPALLGRALQRTRLSLVLFGR, from the coding sequence ATGGCCATGCCCGCGGACGTGCGTGAGCGGGAGGTGGTTACGCCGCCGCCCGGCGAGGTGAAGGCCGACCGCTGGACGTACCAGAAGCGGCCCTCGGCCCGGCACGCGGTGAACCTGTTCCGCGGCTTCACGATCCTGGAGGTGGTGCTGCACCACTCCAGCGGCATGGCCCTGCGCTTACTGCAGCCGGAGAGCTTCGAGTATGCGGCCATGCAGGTGGTCAACCGGACGCTGCATTTCGCGGTGCCGGCCTTCGTGTTCCTCTCAGCGGCCGTGCTGATCCGCAGCCTGCTGCGCCGCTTCAACCTGCGCCGCTACGCGCGCCGGCGGCTGGTGCGGGCGGCCTGGCCCTACCTGCTGTGGAGCGTGCTGTACGCCCTGTGGTACGTCTGGACAGGCCAGCGCGACCCGGCCGTGCTGCGGAGCCCCGAGCGCTGGAGAACCTGGCTGCTGGACGGCAAGGCCAGCTTCCACATGTACTTCATGCTGGTCGCCCTGCAGGCCTACGTACTGGTGCCGGCCCTGATGACGGTCGCCCGGCGCCGGCCCGGCATCACCGACATGCTACTGATCGGCCTGCCCATCCAGCTGGGCCTGTATTTCCTGAACCGCGAGGTGCTGCACCTGCCCTACCCCACCAGCAGCGTGCTGTGGTACATCCTGCCGCTGCTGCTGGGGGTGGCGGTCGGGCCACGGCTGCGGGAGTATCCGGACTGGTGGCGGGAGCACCGCTGGGTGATCCTGGCGCTGCTGGCCGTGGTGTACGCGCTGTATCTGCCCGAGGCCCTGAAGTTCCTGCGCACCGGGCGCGCCACGCCGGGGCTCTTCGAATTCCTCACCTGGGGCTACACCAGCCTGATGGCGCTGACCCTGATGGGTCTGGTCTGGCAGATCCAGTTCCGGCCGCGCCACGGCCGCCCGCTGGTGTCCATGGCCAAGCTGGGCACGGTGAGCCTGCAGGTCTACCTGCTGCACCCGGCCATCCTGCAGGGCCTGGGCCTGCTGTACGAGCCACAGGGTTCGGGCGGCCAGAAGCTGCTGACCATCGCGCTCTACGCGGTGATCGCCCTGCTGGTACCGGCCCTCCTGGGCCGCGCCCTCCAGCGCACCCGCCTGAGCCTGGTGCTGTTCGGACGCTGA
- a CDS encoding RNHCP domain-containing protein encodes MSGPAGESGRRFTVQGTNNAFACDHCGAPVQPLRNGSVRNHCPACLHSKHVDVLPGDRASTCHGLMVPVGIEQSGKKGWIVVHRCARCGFEGRNRAALDDPAQPDDWNVLVALSAPPPL; translated from the coding sequence GTGAGTGGCCCCGCGGGCGAGTCCGGACGGCGGTTTACCGTGCAGGGCACCAACAACGCCTTCGCCTGCGACCACTGCGGCGCGCCTGTCCAGCCGCTGCGCAACGGCAGTGTCCGGAACCACTGCCCGGCGTGCCTGCACTCCAAGCACGTGGACGTCCTGCCCGGCGACCGCGCCAGCACCTGCCACGGCCTGATGGTGCCCGTGGGGATCGAGCAGAGTGGCAAGAAGGGCTGGATCGTCGTCCACCGCTGTGCGCGCTGCGGCTTTGAAGGCCGCAACCGCGCCGCCCTGGACGACCCCGCGCAGCCCGACGACTGGAATGTGCTGGTCGCCCTCAGCGCGCCGCCGCCGCTCTGA
- a CDS encoding prephenate dehydrogenase — MTESVPPVTPTALFDTAVVAGVGLIGGSVALGLRQRFLARRVIGLDASMDVLREAEALGVVDEVRAQCGEWLRGADLVILAAPMRALAPLARELAPWLSPSALVMDVGSVKGGIAAEMERLGVRSFVAGHPMAGSERGGVTHASAALLENAVWVLTPTDHTPLTALSRARSLVEHLGAAPVVMPPDAHDALVATISHLPYLASLALTHMVARDERLSLLAAGGFRDLTRVASGDPRMSRDMVVENKEALRGALSRFRRQLDRLEADLDEPEELLAAAQEGKRTRDSLPVVRRSLLPAKFDLVVAVPDRPNQIGAVTQALGAAGVNIKDIEVLAIREEGGALRLGLESAEDVGRAAGVLRSLGFEVRARA, encoded by the coding sequence ATGACCGAATCCGTGCCCCCCGTGACCCCTACCGCCCTGTTCGACACGGCCGTGGTGGCGGGGGTCGGACTGATCGGCGGCAGCGTGGCGCTGGGGCTGCGCCAGCGTTTCCTGGCCCGCCGGGTGATCGGCCTGGACGCCAGCATGGACGTGCTGCGCGAGGCCGAGGCGCTGGGCGTGGTGGACGAGGTACGTGCCCAGTGCGGCGAGTGGCTGCGCGGAGCCGATCTGGTGATCCTGGCCGCGCCCATGCGCGCGCTGGCCCCGCTGGCCCGCGAGCTGGCCCCCTGGCTCAGTCCGTCTGCCCTGGTGATGGACGTGGGCAGCGTCAAGGGCGGCATCGCGGCCGAGATGGAGCGGCTGGGGGTGCGCTCCTTCGTGGCCGGGCACCCGATGGCCGGCAGCGAACGCGGCGGGGTGACCCACGCCAGCGCCGCCCTGCTGGAAAACGCCGTGTGGGTGCTCACGCCCACGGATCACACGCCGCTGACCGCGCTCAGCCGCGCCCGCTCGCTGGTCGAGCACCTGGGCGCCGCCCCGGTCGTGATGCCCCCCGACGCGCACGACGCGCTGGTGGCGACCATCAGCCACCTGCCGTATCTGGCGAGCCTGGCCCTGACCCACATGGTCGCCCGCGACGAACGCCTGAGCCTGCTGGCCGCCGGGGGCTTCCGCGACCTGACCCGCGTGGCCAGCGGAGACCCGCGCATGAGCCGCGACATGGTGGTGGAGAACAAGGAGGCGCTGCGGGGGGCGCTCTCGCGCTTCCGCCGCCAGCTCGACCGCCTGGAGGCCGACCTGGACGAGCCCGAGGAGCTGCTGGCCGCCGCCCAGGAGGGCAAACGCACCCGCGACAGCCTGCCGGTCGTGCGGCGCAGCCTGCTGCCGGCCAAATTCGACCTGGTGGTCGCCGTGCCGGACAGGCCCAACCAGATCGGCGCGGTCACGCAGGCGCTGGGCGCGGCCGGCGTGAACATCAAGGACATCGAGGTGCTGGCGATCCGCGAGGAGGGCGGCGCCCTGCGGCTGGGGCTGGAAAGCGCCGAGGATGTCGGGCGCGCGGCCGGGGTGCTGCGTTCCCTGGGCTTCGAGGTGAGGGCCCGCGCCTGA
- a CDS encoding MBL fold metallo-hydrolase, whose translation MSAPAGTALPPGVSLIDLHFGGRPGVIASYVFDTGDGLAVVDTGPTSTLGALEAGLSGLGARLSDVRHLLLTHIHFDHAGAAGTLLERLPGARVYVHERGAPHMISPERLYASAAQIYGGEMERLWGEMRPIRPEQLTALSGGERLRLGHLDVDVVYTPGHAIHHVAYQAGADLFVGDVAGVRLAPSQTTRAPTPPPDINLEVWRQSVAALRERPAERLHLAHFGSYPNDPAHWDGLLSTMGRDAGRVRAGMDAGQDFATLSATFSQELLAELRAEDAALPGLYELACPPWMSVQGLMRYWQRQATRPGQQEQV comes from the coding sequence GTGAGTGCTCCGGCCGGCACCGCCCTGCCGCCCGGCGTCTCGCTGATCGACCTGCACTTCGGGGGGAGGCCCGGCGTGATCGCGTCCTACGTGTTCGACACCGGGGACGGGCTGGCGGTCGTGGACACCGGCCCGACCTCCACCCTGGGCGCCCTGGAAGCGGGCCTGAGTGGGCTGGGCGCCCGGCTCTCCGACGTGCGTCACCTGCTGCTCACCCACATCCACTTCGACCATGCCGGGGCCGCGGGCACCCTGCTGGAGCGGCTGCCCGGGGCGCGCGTCTACGTGCATGAACGGGGCGCCCCCCACATGATCAGCCCGGAGCGCCTGTACGCCAGCGCCGCGCAGATCTACGGGGGCGAGATGGAGCGGCTGTGGGGCGAGATGAGGCCCATCCGCCCGGAGCAGCTCACGGCTCTGTCCGGGGGAGAGCGGCTGAGGCTCGGGCACCTCGACGTGGACGTGGTCTATACCCCCGGCCACGCGATTCATCACGTGGCCTACCAGGCGGGGGCCGACCTCTTCGTGGGCGATGTGGCCGGGGTGCGGCTGGCCCCGTCCCAGACCACCCGCGCCCCCACCCCGCCTCCCGACATCAACCTGGAGGTCTGGCGCCAGAGCGTGGCGGCCCTGCGGGAACGGCCGGCCGAGCGGCTACACCTCGCGCACTTCGGCAGCTACCCGAACGACCCCGCGCACTGGGACGGCCTGCTCTCGACCATGGGCCGGGACGCCGGGCGGGTGCGCGCCGGGATGGACGCCGGGCAGGACTTCGCCACGCTCTCCGCGACCTTCTCCCAGGAACTGCTGGCCGAGCTGCGCGCCGAGGACGCCGCCCTGCCCGGCCTGTACGAACTCGCCTGCCCGCCCTGGATGAGCGTGCAGGGGCTGATGCGCTACTGGCAGCGTCAGGCCACCCGCCCTGGCCAGCAGGAGCAGGTCTGA
- a CDS encoding MOSC domain-containing protein encodes MTSSDTGTSPQASQPAGGKRARVESVNVAQPSSLQVGARTITTGIRKRAVSGRVAVTAAGLAGDHVLNRRHHGGPDQAVYVYTRPDLDFWAEALGEAPEPGLFGENLLLSRWASAELRVGDRLDFHPPSGEAGPLLEVTAPRIPCATLAANLHEPAFVKRFARARRPGAYMRVLRSGEVGVGDPVTLLPGDVEAPTLGELFDLHYVRTPDLERVRELLAFPLAIRVRRDLEAHLADGA; translated from the coding sequence ATGACCTCATCCGACACGGGAACGTCTCCCCAGGCCTCCCAGCCCGCCGGGGGGAAGCGCGCCCGGGTCGAGTCCGTGAACGTGGCCCAGCCCTCTTCCCTGCAGGTGGGCGCCCGCACGATCACGACCGGCATCCGCAAGCGGGCCGTGTCCGGGCGGGTGGCGGTCACGGCGGCGGGGCTGGCCGGCGATCACGTCCTGAACCGCCGGCACCACGGCGGCCCCGATCAGGCGGTATACGTCTATACCCGCCCGGATCTGGACTTCTGGGCGGAGGCGCTGGGCGAGGCCCCGGAGCCCGGCCTCTTCGGGGAAAACCTGCTCCTGAGCCGCTGGGCCTCGGCCGAGCTGCGGGTCGGTGACCGCCTGGACTTCCACCCGCCGTCCGGAGAGGCCGGGCCGCTGCTGGAGGTCACCGCGCCGCGCATTCCCTGCGCCACGCTGGCCGCCAACCTGCACGAGCCGGCCTTCGTCAAGCGTTTCGCCCGGGCCCGACGGCCCGGCGCGTACATGCGCGTGCTGCGTTCCGGCGAGGTCGGGGTGGGCGACCCCGTGACTCTCCTGCCGGGCGACGTGGAGGCCCCTACGCTGGGCGAGCTGTTCGACCTGCATTACGTCCGCACTCCCGATCTGGAGCGGGTGCGGGAGCTGCTGGCCTTCCCGCTGGCGATCCGCGTGCGGCGCGATCTGGAGGCACATCTGGCCGACGGGGCGTGA
- the purD gene encoding phosphoribosylamine--glycine ligase — translation MRVLVVGGGGREHAIVHACARHGHEVLCTPGNPGISEPARILEGPQDARSVAELAAREGVDLVIVGPEAYLAAGLVDECLALGVPAFGPTRAASRLEGDKAWSKAFMGRHGIPTAQHRAFGTLEPALAHVATRPPPIVVKDAGLRAGKGVTIARSQEEARAALREIFSQADAQAVIEDFMTGQEVTVLALCGGGRYALTPPSQDHKTIHEGDTGPMTGGMGVICPFPLPPGDLRFIRERIIEPTLAGLSAEGLPYCGVLYAGLMLTPDGPRVVEFNARFGDPEAEAVLPLLTSDLAQHALDAATGFLDPQTVVFSAEASATIILAAPGYPAEPLRGVPIRLPEPQDGQIIYHAGTGRADAGLVSAGGRVLALTATAPTLPEALRSAYALADAVDFPGAQLRRDIGGRIGLGAAGAGKQGGQEHAPPRSPTS, via the coding sequence ATGCGCGTGCTGGTCGTGGGCGGCGGGGGGCGCGAACACGCCATCGTCCACGCCTGCGCCCGCCATGGCCACGAGGTGCTGTGTACGCCCGGCAACCCCGGCATCTCGGAGCCGGCCCGGATTCTGGAGGGCCCCCAGGACGCCCGCTCGGTCGCCGAGCTGGCCGCCAGGGAAGGGGTGGATCTGGTGATCGTGGGCCCGGAGGCGTACCTGGCCGCTGGACTGGTGGACGAGTGCCTGGCCCTGGGGGTGCCCGCCTTCGGGCCGACCCGCGCGGCCAGCCGGCTGGAGGGCGACAAGGCCTGGAGCAAGGCCTTCATGGGGCGCCACGGCATCCCCACCGCGCAGCACCGGGCCTTCGGCACGCTGGAGCCGGCGCTCGCCCACGTCGCCACCCGCCCGCCGCCCATCGTGGTCAAGGACGCCGGGCTGCGGGCCGGCAAGGGCGTGACCATCGCGCGGAGCCAGGAGGAAGCCCGGGCGGCCCTGCGGGAGATCTTCAGCCAGGCAGACGCCCAGGCGGTCATCGAGGACTTCATGACCGGCCAGGAGGTCACGGTGCTTGCCCTGTGTGGTGGCGGGCGCTACGCCCTGACCCCGCCCAGCCAGGATCACAAGACCATCCACGAGGGCGACACCGGCCCGATGACCGGCGGCATGGGCGTGATCTGCCCCTTCCCGCTGCCGCCGGGCGACCTCCGGTTCATCCGCGAGCGGATCATCGAGCCCACCCTGGCCGGCCTGAGCGCCGAGGGGCTGCCGTACTGCGGCGTCCTGTACGCCGGCCTGATGCTCACCCCGGACGGGCCGAGGGTCGTGGAGTTCAACGCCCGCTTCGGCGATCCCGAGGCCGAGGCGGTGCTGCCCCTGCTGACCTCCGATCTGGCGCAGCACGCGCTCGACGCGGCGACCGGCTTCCTCGATCCGCAGACTGTGGTGTTCAGCGCGGAGGCCAGCGCCACCATCATCCTCGCCGCGCCCGGCTATCCGGCCGAGCCGCTGCGGGGCGTCCCGATCCGGCTGCCCGAGCCCCAGGACGGGCAGATCATCTACCACGCCGGCACGGGCCGGGCCGACGCGGGGCTGGTCAGTGCCGGGGGGCGGGTGCTGGCCCTGACCGCCACCGCGCCCACCCTGCCCGAGGCGCTGAGGTCGGCGTACGCCCTGGCCGACGCGGTGGACTTTCCGGGTGCCCAGCTGCGGCGGGATATCGGTGGGCGGATCGGCCTGGGAGCGGCCGGGGCGGGGAAGCAGGGTGGGCAGGAACACGCCCCGCCCAGATCCCCGACGTCCTGA
- the secG gene encoding preprotein translocase subunit SecG: MILNLFLILFAVICLALVFFILLQVPKQAGLSASMASGGSLLGGRGVEGGLIRVTSVLGGLFMLLALLISFISR, from the coding sequence ATGATTCTGAATCTGTTCCTGATCCTGTTCGCCGTGATCTGCCTGGCGCTCGTGTTCTTTATCCTGCTGCAGGTGCCCAAGCAGGCGGGGCTCTCGGCCAGCATGGCGTCCGGCGGCTCGCTGCTCGGCGGGCGCGGCGTCGAGGGCGGCCTGATCCGCGTGACCAGCGTCCTGGGCGGCCTGTTCATGCTGCTGGCCCTGCTGATCAGCTTCATCTCGCGCTGA
- a CDS encoding ABC transporter substrate-binding protein yields MKKSVLVALALTLGTASAAPFVFPANQSVSKPSDVKTGGTLRLTVAGDFDSFNPLVAQGRPNIPELTDAGGLFTVDPYTYEYEGYMAEKFTQSADKRTFTFTLRPELKWSDGQSITADDFITAFKIYAADDEANLYSYMSDNGKPVTFKKLGALQLSVTFPRATVQNLETISYLSPLPDHVFGKAFGAGGAAGVKAARALWDINTDPSKLVVSGPFKVQSYRRGERLTLTKNANFGAWNKDSAGKALPYLDGLQYAVVKDSNAQLATFLAGNSDLHAPTNRDQLAQIVAAKNGGKLSAEVLANAGPAASVDFLYFNWNKSSDPFKQTLFRNPRFRQAMSQLMSREQIIDQVLGGLGVPAYTSVYPLYSDWVAPSVDKYKFNPTAASAALDALGFRKRGADGIRVDSKGNRLSFTLNTNSENPRRQQIANIFKDEAKKIGVEVKTSFVPFNQLLEVVYPEADAAKTNRQFDAAITGLGGGGFINPVGVASVFTCGGDLNGYNQSKQCIAPWETQQLNLFYKSTAEFDQAKRRAIANQIQKLQVDNQGLIYILSQNAHYAWDSRVQGESPKKIATPLWASPYFGVRNIAQTWVNK; encoded by the coding sequence ATGAAGAAAAGCGTTCTCGTTGCCCTGGCCCTGACCCTCGGGACGGCCTCTGCCGCACCGTTCGTGTTCCCCGCCAATCAGTCCGTGAGCAAGCCCAGCGACGTCAAGACCGGCGGCACCCTGCGCCTGACGGTCGCCGGCGACTTCGACTCCTTTAACCCGCTGGTGGCCCAGGGCCGCCCGAACATCCCCGAGCTGACGGATGCGGGCGGACTGTTCACGGTCGATCCGTACACCTACGAGTACGAAGGCTACATGGCCGAGAAGTTCACGCAGTCGGCCGACAAGCGCACCTTCACCTTCACGCTGCGCCCTGAGCTGAAGTGGAGCGATGGTCAGTCCATCACCGCCGACGACTTCATCACGGCCTTCAAGATCTACGCCGCCGACGACGAGGCCAACCTGTACTCGTACATGAGCGACAACGGCAAGCCCGTGACCTTCAAGAAGCTCGGCGCCCTGCAGCTCAGCGTCACCTTCCCGCGCGCCACCGTGCAGAACCTGGAAACCATCTCCTACCTGAGCCCGCTGCCGGATCACGTCTTCGGCAAGGCCTTCGGTGCGGGCGGCGCTGCCGGCGTGAAGGCCGCGCGTGCCCTGTGGGACATCAACACCGATCCCAGCAAGCTGGTCGTCAGCGGTCCCTTCAAGGTGCAGAGCTACCGCCGCGGCGAGCGTCTGACCCTGACCAAGAACGCCAACTTCGGCGCCTGGAACAAGGACAGCGCCGGCAAGGCCCTGCCGTACCTCGACGGCCTGCAGTACGCCGTGGTGAAGGATTCCAACGCCCAGCTGGCGACCTTCCTGGCCGGGAACTCCGATCTGCACGCCCCGACCAACCGCGACCAGCTGGCCCAGATCGTGGCCGCCAAGAACGGGGGCAAGCTGAGCGCCGAGGTGCTCGCCAACGCCGGCCCCGCCGCGTCGGTGGACTTCCTGTACTTCAACTGGAACAAGAGCAGCGATCCCTTCAAGCAGACGCTGTTCCGCAACCCGCGCTTCCGGCAGGCCATGAGCCAGCTGATGAGCCGTGAGCAGATCATCGATCAGGTGCTGGGCGGCCTGGGCGTGCCCGCCTACACCAGCGTGTACCCCCTGTACAGCGACTGGGTGGCCCCCAGCGTCGACAAGTACAAGTTCAACCCCACCGCCGCCTCGGCTGCCCTGGACGCCCTGGGCTTCAGGAAGCGCGGCGCCGACGGCATCCGTGTGGACTCCAAGGGCAACCGCCTGAGCTTCACGCTGAACACCAACTCCGAGAACCCCCGCCGCCAGCAGATCGCCAACATCTTCAAGGATGAGGCCAAGAAGATCGGCGTGGAGGTCAAGACGTCCTTCGTGCCCTTCAACCAGCTGCTCGAAGTGGTCTACCCCGAAGCCGACGCGGCCAAGACCAACCGGCAGTTCGACGCGGCCATCACGGGCCTGGGCGGCGGCGGCTTCATCAACCCGGTCGGCGTGGCCTCGGTCTTCACCTGCGGCGGCGACCTGAACGGCTACAACCAGAGCAAGCAGTGCATCGCGCCCTGGGAAACCCAGCAGCTCAACCTGTTCTACAAGAGCACGGCCGAGTTCGACCAGGCCAAGCGGCGCGCCATCGCCAACCAGATCCAGAAACTGCAGGTCGACAACCAGGGCCTGATCTACATCCTCTCGCAGAACGCCCACTACGCCTGGGACAGCCGCGTGCAGGGCGAGTCTCCCAAGAAGATCGCGACCCCGCTGTGGGCCAGCCCCTACTTCGGCGTCCGCAACATCGCCCAGACCTGGGTCAACAAGTAA
- the msrA gene encoding peptide-methionine (S)-S-oxide reductase MsrA, whose translation MTSQTTAQSGRTSGDSPLQQAILAGGCFWCTEAVMKDVRGVTMVESGYIGGQTQSPDYRSVCSGTTGHAEAVRVTFDPEQVSFKDLLGLFFATHDPTTLNRQGADTGTQYRSAVFPLTPEQERETREVIADLGAQNVFDRPIVTSIEPSSTFYVAEDYHQDYYARNPGQGYCMAVIAPKVAKLRKYYGEKLRA comes from the coding sequence ATGACCTCACAGACGACTGCCCAGTCCGGCCGCACCAGCGGTGACTCGCCCCTCCAGCAGGCCATCCTAGCCGGCGGCTGCTTCTGGTGTACCGAGGCCGTCATGAAGGACGTGCGCGGCGTCACGATGGTCGAGAGCGGCTATATCGGCGGGCAGACCCAGAGCCCGGACTACCGCTCCGTGTGCTCCGGCACCACCGGCCACGCGGAGGCCGTGCGCGTGACCTTCGATCCGGAGCAGGTGAGCTTCAAGGATCTGCTGGGCCTGTTCTTCGCCACCCACGACCCCACCACCCTGAACCGCCAGGGCGCCGACACGGGCACCCAGTACCGCAGCGCCGTGTTCCCCCTGACCCCCGAGCAGGAGCGCGAGACCCGCGAGGTCATCGCCGATCTGGGCGCGCAGAACGTGTTCGACCGGCCCATCGTGACCAGCATCGAGCCGTCCAGCACCTTCTACGTGGCCGAGGACTACCACCAGGACTACTACGCCCGCAATCCCGGCCAGGGCTACTGCATGGCCGTGATCGCCCCCAAGGTCGCCAAACTCCGCAAGTACTACGGCGAGAAACTGCGCGCCTGA
- a CDS encoding phospholipase D-like domain-containing protein: protein MKLLPRVPWRFLSALLVGLLGTAPAVPDDPGQTPVLDVRGLDILRAPLPPVTPGVLDGLGASAPCPAPQAPLDRVLYDSLLGHGAALSCGNAFTGLLAFPEDDAGISDQPTSPLGGFEAVVRAIGSARREVLLANMVWDDGAGSPGEAVAGAIAGLRRDLTLHPERYPQGVTVRLLLGNSVRFGDLLDPTASAYSAARQLLAAGVPLGHDPVPGWRLEIANYAYAYPHSHVKLLVLDGQEVLSGGFNISWFHVPTSTPGGLGLSDLALGVRGPVARHAVAAFRDSWLHARPLECVARPDLDALRRDCPLGDTTAPYGLVWSAPPRPSGNSRVYGLYRRSGEEAADQAVIRLLGAATGSIDLLQSQVSGTPACTLSLLAPGGCPFPNRHLPVWQAIAGAVRERGVHVRMVLDYDPLLRLETLAFLAGLWDVLRPLGLEDHLQARWSGTAGGQHTKAALIDDAMLVVGSQNLQFASFGAQGLSEYSLATSDPQALALGRRQFDFEWARAQPLSLPSWLRPPPGR, encoded by the coding sequence ATGAAGCTGCTGCCCCGCGTCCCCTGGCGCTTCCTGAGCGCGCTGCTGGTGGGGCTCCTGGGCACGGCGCCGGCGGTGCCCGACGACCCTGGGCAGACCCCCGTGCTGGACGTCCGTGGCCTGGACATCCTGCGCGCCCCGCTGCCCCCCGTGACGCCCGGGGTGCTCGACGGGCTGGGAGCCTCGGCGCCCTGTCCTGCCCCGCAGGCGCCCCTCGACCGGGTGCTGTACGACTCGCTGCTGGGGCACGGCGCGGCGCTGAGCTGTGGGAACGCCTTCACGGGCCTGCTCGCCTTTCCGGAGGACGACGCCGGGATCAGCGACCAGCCGACCTCCCCCCTGGGCGGCTTCGAGGCCGTCGTCCGTGCCATCGGCTCGGCCCGACGGGAGGTGCTGCTCGCCAACATGGTCTGGGACGACGGCGCCGGGTCGCCCGGCGAGGCGGTCGCGGGCGCCATCGCCGGGCTGCGCCGTGATCTCACCCTGCACCCGGAGCGGTACCCGCAGGGCGTGACCGTCCGCCTCCTGCTGGGCAACTCGGTGCGCTTCGGCGATCTGCTCGACCCCACGGCGTCGGCCTACTCGGCGGCGCGGCAGCTGCTGGCGGCGGGGGTGCCGCTGGGCCACGATCCCGTGCCCGGCTGGCGCCTGGAGATCGCCAACTACGCCTACGCCTACCCGCACAGCCACGTCAAGCTGCTGGTGCTGGACGGTCAGGAGGTGCTCAGCGGGGGCTTCAACATCAGCTGGTTCCACGTGCCGACCTCGACCCCCGGCGGCCTGGGCCTCAGCGATCTGGCGCTGGGGGTACGCGGCCCGGTGGCCAGGCACGCGGTCGCCGCCTTCCGCGACAGCTGGCTGCACGCGCGGCCGCTGGAGTGTGTGGCCCGGCCCGACCTGGACGCCCTGCGGCGCGACTGCCCTCTGGGTGACACCACCGCGCCCTACGGGCTGGTCTGGTCGGCGCCGCCCCGGCCCAGCGGGAACTCGCGGGTGTACGGGCTGTACCGCCGATCCGGCGAGGAGGCCGCCGATCAGGCCGTGATCCGCCTGCTGGGGGCGGCGACGGGCAGCATCGATCTGCTGCAGTCGCAGGTCAGCGGCACTCCGGCGTGCACCCTGAGCCTGCTGGCCCCCGGCGGTTGCCCCTTTCCGAATCGGCACCTGCCGGTCTGGCAGGCCATAGCTGGGGCCGTGCGGGAGCGCGGCGTGCACGTGCGGATGGTGCTCGACTACGACCCGCTGCTGCGCCTGGAGACGCTGGCCTTCCTGGCAGGGCTGTGGGACGTCCTGCGGCCGCTGGGGCTGGAGGATCACCTTCAGGCCCGCTGGTCGGGCACCGCCGGGGGCCAGCACACCAAGGCCGCCCTGATCGACGACGCCATGCTGGTGGTGGGCAGCCAGAACCTGCAGTTCGCGTCGTTCGGCGCCCAGGGCCTCAGCGAGTATTCGCTGGCGACCAGCGACCCCCAGGCCCTGGCGCTGGGCAGAAGGCAGTTCGACTTCGAGTGGGCCCGCGCTCAGCCCCTGTCGCTGCCCTCCTGGCTGCGCCCGCCGCCCGGCCGCTGA